A DNA window from Siniperca chuatsi isolate FFG_IHB_CAS linkage group LG6, ASM2008510v1, whole genome shotgun sequence contains the following coding sequences:
- the LOC122877908 gene encoding angiopoietin-related protein 4-like — protein KPHNAIQQHTAETRRDTRTSFHIETDDRLSTDTKMKMPQLLILLLTILVHAAAGFPTDRRALQGQDKRVSWDDVNVVAHGLLQLGQGLKEHVDKTKAQMRDVNAKLKAFNGTVAELERKQQEQDEALKAKSKDVEERERLAAELSEEVKVKVEEVEKQSEDIHSRMDRLEKKVDEVLTEPILDNNNSDHTGVPFIQRLVAAQNRRIDQLVEKIKQQQDKLEKQSLHLQALQSKVAHKRVKSHRRRDEETALRGEAGQSKNTSGWARDCHDLFVQGQRTSGIYTIQPESSQPFKILCEMTSEGGWTVIQKRHDGSQNFNQLWESYKRGFGSLNGEFWLGLENIHSLSKQGQYVLQVELSDWAGQQQQPAVVARYQFQLDGEEKKFTLHLQQESSSGVQEKIMKTGASGVPFSTADRDNDLAADINCAELLSGGWWFSSCGKSNLNGRFPRRPSLLRQQKSRRQEMFWTSTKGQNTSLRTTLLKIAPATIKQ, from the exons AAACCTCACAATGCCAttcagcagcacacagcagagacaaggagagaCACCAGAACCAGCTTTCATATTGAAACAGACGACAGACTTTCAACAGACACAAAGATGAAGATGCCACAGCTTCTCATCCTCCTGTTGACCATTTTGGTGCACGCAGCAGCCGGTTTCCCCACAGACAGAAGAGCTCTGCAGGGCCAGGACAAACGCGTCTCCTGGGATGACGTGAACGTGGTGGCTCATGGCCTCCTGCAGCTGGGCCAGGGTCTGAAGGAGCACGTGGACAAGACCAAAGCCCAGATGAGAGACGTCAACGCCAAACTGAAAGCCTTCAACGGCACGGTGGCCGAACTGGAGAGGAAGCAGCAGGAGCAAGATGAAGCTCTGAAGGCAAAAAGCAAAGatgtggaggagagggagagactggCGGCAGAGCTGTCTGAGGAGGTGAAGGTGAAGGTGGAAGAGGTGGAGAAGCAGAGCGAGGACATCCACTCCAGGATGGACAGACTGGAGAAGAAGGTGGATGAGGTGCTAACAGAGCCGATactggacaacaacaacagtgatcACACAGGAGTCCCATTTATCCAG AGGCTGGTGGCGGCTCAGAACAGACGCATTGACCAGCTGGTGGAGAAAATCAAGCAGCAACAAGACAAACTAGAAAAACAGAGTCTGCACCTACAAGCACTGCAGAGCAAG GTTGCACATAAGAGAGTAAAATCACACAGACGGAGAGATGAAGAGACGGCACTGAGGGGAGAGGCAGggcagagcaaaaacacatcag GTTGGGCAAGAGACTGTCACGATCTGTTTGTACAAGGGCAGCGCACCAGCGGCATCTACACAATCCAACCAGAGAGCTCCCAGCCCTTCAAAATCCTCTGTGAAATGACTTCAG AAGGTGGATGGACCGTCATCCAGAAACGTCACGATGGATCCCAGAACTTCAATCAGCTGTGGGAAAGCTATAAGAGAGGCTTTGGCAGCCTGAATG GTGAGTTTTGGTTGGGCTTGGAGAACATCCACTCGCTCTCCAAACAAGGCCAGTACGTCCTGCAGGTGGAGCTCTCTGATTGGGcgggacagcagcagcagccggcGGTGGTGGCTCGTTATCAATTCCAACTTGACGGAGAAGAGAAGAAGTTCACTCTCCACCTGCAGCAGGAGTCTTCATCTGGGGTTCAGGAGAAAATAATGAAGACTGGAGCTTCTGGTGTTCCTTTTTCCACAGCCGACAGAGACAATGACCTCGCTGCAGACATCAACTGTGCTGAACTGCTCTCAG GCGGTTGGTGGTTCAGTAGTTGTGGTAAGTCAAACCTCAACGGCAGATTTCCCAGAAGGCCGAGCCTGCTCAGACAACAGAAGTCCAGAAGACAAGAGATGTTTTGGACGTCCACAAAGGGACAAAACACCTCACTGAGGACCACTCTTCTGAAGATCGCACCCGCCACAATAAAGCAATAA